One genomic segment of Bacteroidales bacterium includes these proteins:
- a CDS encoding RagB/SusD family nutrient uptake outer membrane protein: MKSIIKKIKLRWLLCPIITISLISPSCNEYLDIVPDDGMATLESAFSMRSTAIRYLYTCYGFLTSEGSLDGNHGYITGDELWSIKDRRESLQWWSGNLFNIALGYQTASAPYGNDWGGMYEAIRCCNIMIEKIGTVPDLPEWERLQWIAEAKFLKAYYHFHLIRKWGPVPLIKESLPINASVEEVRVYRDPIDDCFDYVLQLLDESIPDLPLKVQSRDELGRITRPIAAALKAKISVYAASPLFNNNQEQASLKDKNGLKLFNTDKTPEQEKARWDSAVVACEKAIRICEEASIALHKHQSRVRLNDTIYLDLDLRTAFTEKWNDEIIWANTHSIANNIQNAAAANLAWSQYPDIPSLYNHIQAPLKIAEMFYTNHGLPIENDLAWSNVDPYALRNGGNTERWYIRKDYTTVELNFNREPRFYAWMGFDGGIWYGHKAETNDPIPGDLFWISCRAGQPQQKKGYDWGPVTGYYLKKVIHHENRQTGATAYDRVNYPWPMIRLADLYLLYAEAINESEGPNGAHSSDLFYYLDAVRSRAGLPDIKTAWDTYSNVPQRYNSQDGMKRIIHQERLIELSFEGQRFWDLRRWKEAHTEYAKGIYGFKVTASKPEDFYQKIFIADQKFSMKDYFWPIQTSLIEQNPNLVQNIGW, translated from the coding sequence ATGAAAAGTATAATCAAAAAAATAAAACTGAGATGGCTACTTTGTCCGATAATAACCATTTCGCTTATTTCTCCTTCCTGTAATGAATATCTGGACATCGTACCTGATGATGGTATGGCAACTTTGGAAAGCGCTTTTAGCATGCGTTCAACAGCCATCAGGTATTTATATACCTGTTATGGCTTCCTGACATCAGAAGGAAGTCTGGATGGCAACCATGGCTATATAACAGGAGATGAACTTTGGTCGATAAAGGACCGTAGGGAGAGTCTTCAATGGTGGAGCGGAAATTTGTTCAATATTGCGCTTGGATATCAAACAGCCAGTGCACCTTATGGAAATGACTGGGGTGGTATGTATGAGGCCATACGATGTTGTAATATAATGATCGAAAAAATCGGGACAGTTCCTGATTTACCTGAATGGGAAAGATTGCAATGGATCGCCGAAGCAAAATTCCTGAAAGCTTATTATCATTTCCATTTGATACGTAAGTGGGGGCCTGTTCCTCTCATTAAAGAAAGTCTCCCTATCAATGCAAGTGTGGAAGAAGTGCGTGTTTATCGTGATCCGATAGATGATTGTTTTGATTATGTACTTCAATTGCTGGATGAGTCCATACCTGATCTTCCGTTGAAAGTACAGAGCAGGGATGAACTGGGAAGAATTACCAGGCCTATTGCAGCAGCATTAAAAGCAAAAATAAGTGTGTATGCTGCAAGTCCTCTTTTTAATAATAATCAGGAGCAGGCATCTCTAAAGGATAAAAATGGTCTGAAATTATTCAATACCGACAAAACTCCCGAACAGGAAAAGGCCCGGTGGGATTCAGCAGTGGTAGCATGTGAAAAGGCGATACGGATATGCGAGGAGGCAAGCATAGCATTGCACAAACATCAAAGCCGCGTAAGGCTTAATGATACTATTTACCTGGACCTGGACTTGAGGACTGCTTTTACTGAGAAATGGAATGATGAAATCATCTGGGCGAATACCCATTCAATCGCCAATAATATACAAAATGCGGCTGCAGCTAACTTAGCCTGGAGCCAATATCCGGATATTCCCAGTTTGTACAATCATATTCAGGCTCCATTGAAAATTGCCGAAATGTTTTATACCAATCATGGACTTCCCATAGAAAATGACCTGGCTTGGAGCAATGTCGATCCGTATGCTTTACGAAACGGAGGAAATACCGAACGGTGGTATATCAGGAAAGACTATACTACTGTGGAACTAAATTTCAATCGCGAACCCCGGTTTTATGCATGGATGGGTTTTGACGGAGGTATATGGTACGGACATAAAGCAGAGACCAATGATCCCATACCGGGCGATTTGTTCTGGATATCTTGTCGTGCGGGACAACCTCAACAGAAAAAGGGGTATGACTGGGGGCCGGTAACCGGTTATTACCTCAAAAAGGTGATCCATCACGAAAACAGGCAAACCGGTGCAACGGCATATGACCGTGTCAATTATCCATGGCCAATGATACGGCTGGCTGATTTATACCTTCTGTATGCGGAAGCCATTAACGAATCAGAAGGACCCAACGGGGCACATAGCAGCGATTTATTCTATTACCTTGATGCGGTACGTTCAAGGGCGGGACTACCGGATATCAAGACGGCCTGGGATACCTATAGCAATGTTCCACAAAGGTATAATAGTCAGGATGGGATGAAACGGATCATACATCAAGAACGATTGATCGAACTTTCATTTGAGGGTCAACGATTTTGGGATTTACGCCGATGGAAGGAGGCGCATACCGAATATGCAAAAGGAATTTACGGATTCAAAGTCACCGCAAGTAAGCCGGAAGA